Proteins found in one Microcella daejeonensis genomic segment:
- a CDS encoding RimK family alpha-L-glutamate ligase — protein sequence MKIAILSRAPQSYSTGRLRTAAVQRGHTVKVLNTLRFAIDLSGPEPDLHFRGRPLSSYDAVLPRIGNSITYFGTAVVRQFEQMDVFTPNTANGISNARDKLRATQILSRHDIAMPATAFVRNRADVRPAIERVGGAPVVIKLLEGTQGIGVILAPQVKVAEAIIETLHSTNQNVLIQSFISESRGRDIRALVVGDRVVAAMRRTADGDEFRSNVHRGGRVEAVTLDPAYERAAVRSAQIMGLRVAGVDMLEGNDGPLVMEVNSSPGLQGIETATKLDVAGAIIDYIAHEVAFPDIDVRQRLAVSTGYGVAELVVHAGADIVGTTLGDSGILERDITVLTLNRGTTVIPNPRRGQVLQAEDRLLCFGKMDEMRSMTPSRRRRASVRKLPKLPKPTPAA from the coding sequence ATGAAGATCGCCATTCTCTCGCGCGCCCCGCAGTCGTACTCGACCGGGCGCTTGCGGACCGCCGCCGTGCAGCGCGGCCACACCGTCAAGGTGCTCAACACGCTGCGGTTCGCGATCGACCTCTCGGGGCCGGAGCCCGACCTGCACTTCCGCGGCCGGCCGCTGTCGAGCTACGACGCCGTGCTCCCCCGCATCGGCAACTCGATCACCTACTTCGGCACGGCCGTCGTGCGGCAGTTCGAGCAGATGGACGTCTTCACGCCCAACACCGCCAACGGCATCAGCAACGCGCGCGACAAGCTGCGCGCGACCCAGATCCTCTCCCGCCACGACATCGCGATGCCCGCGACCGCCTTCGTGCGCAACCGGGCCGATGTGCGCCCGGCGATCGAGCGCGTCGGCGGAGCGCCCGTCGTCATCAAGCTGCTCGAGGGCACGCAGGGCATCGGCGTCATCCTGGCCCCGCAGGTGAAGGTCGCCGAGGCGATCATCGAGACGCTGCACTCCACGAACCAGAACGTGCTCATCCAGAGCTTTATCTCCGAGAGCCGCGGGCGCGACATCCGCGCGCTCGTCGTCGGCGATCGGGTGGTCGCGGCGATGCGCCGCACGGCCGACGGCGACGAGTTCCGCTCGAACGTGCACCGCGGCGGGCGCGTCGAGGCGGTCACGCTCGACCCCGCCTACGAGCGCGCCGCCGTGCGCTCGGCGCAGATCATGGGCCTGCGGGTCGCCGGCGTCGACATGCTCGAGGGCAACGACGGCCCGCTGGTCATGGAGGTCAACTCCTCCCCCGGCCTGCAGGGCATCGAGACGGCGACGAAGCTCGACGTCGCCGGCGCGATCATCGACTACATCGCCCACGAGGTGGCGTTCCCCGACATCGACGTGCGCCAGCGGCTCGCCGTCTCGACGGGCTACGGGGTGGCGGAGCTGGTCGTGCACGCCGGGGCCGACATCGTCGGCACGACCCTCGGCGACTCGGGGATCCTCGAGCGGGACATCACCGTGCTGACCCTCAACCGCGGCACCACCGTCATCCCGAACCCCCGTCGCGGGCAGGTGCTGCAGGCCGAGGACCGCCTGCTCTGCTTCGGCAAGATGGACGAGATGCGGTCGATGACGCCGAGCAGGCGGCGCCGGGCATCCGTGCGCAAGCTGCCCAAGCTGCCCAAGCCGACGCCCGCCGCCTGA
- a CDS encoding ATP-dependent zinc protease family protein: MTRSAHSTTIAGWREWVGLPGVGIPWIKAKLDTGARTSTIHAYDVHVEGEGAEERVRFRIRPWQDSDEDEVEVECPVHDRRRVRSSSGHAQERIVVIMEVAIHGVVVPTEMTLSNRDAMGFRMLIGRQTLRQGFVVDARRSFLGGRAPKEVRRANRGR, encoded by the coding sequence GTGACGAGGAGCGCCCATTCAACCACCATCGCGGGGTGGCGCGAGTGGGTCGGCCTGCCCGGGGTGGGCATCCCGTGGATCAAGGCGAAGCTCGACACGGGCGCCCGCACCTCGACCATCCACGCCTACGACGTGCACGTCGAGGGGGAGGGCGCGGAGGAGCGCGTGCGCTTCCGCATCCGTCCGTGGCAGGACAGCGACGAGGACGAGGTCGAGGTCGAGTGCCCGGTGCACGATCGGCGCCGGGTGCGCAGCTCCTCCGGCCACGCGCAGGAGCGCATCGTCGTGATCATGGAGGTCGCGATCCACGGCGTCGTCGTGCCGACCGAGATGACGCTGAGCAACCGCGACGCGATGGGGTTCCGCATGCTGATCGGCCGCCAGACGCTGCGGCAGGGCTTCGTGGTGGATGCCCGGCGCTCGTTCCTCGGGGGCAGGGCCCCCAAGGAGGTCCGCCGCGCCAACCGCGGCCGCTGA
- a CDS encoding transglutaminase-like domain-containing protein — MTGERADVGGERHDGALVRRVGSRLQAELSGESGLVLAVAVADPSPAELVESLRVTLDGHPVAVTEVAGPGGTRWHTAQAGPGSLEIDYRATVTGRAAPRRVEPVDRIVHVRPSRYAQADLLYSDLLPAGLVDEFMAIPPRERVRVVRDWVRETLDYRPGSTGPTDGIVETLEQAKGVCRDFAHLLAAILRATDLPARTVSVYAPQLVPMDFHAVVEVAIDDEWLLLDATGLAPRSGMLRIATGRDSADTAFLANDGSWLTLTGIRVEAETSEPLEEDPAAEVALR; from the coding sequence ATGACGGGGGAGCGGGCGGACGTCGGCGGCGAGCGGCACGACGGTGCGCTCGTGCGCAGGGTCGGCAGCCGGCTCCAGGCCGAGCTCAGCGGCGAGAGCGGGCTCGTGCTCGCCGTGGCGGTCGCGGATCCGAGCCCCGCCGAGCTCGTGGAGTCGCTGCGGGTGACGCTCGACGGGCATCCCGTCGCCGTCACCGAGGTCGCCGGGCCCGGCGGCACGCGCTGGCACACCGCGCAGGCGGGCCCGGGCTCCCTGGAGATCGACTACCGGGCGACGGTCACCGGCCGGGCGGCGCCGCGCCGGGTCGAGCCCGTCGATCGCATCGTGCACGTGCGCCCGAGCCGCTACGCGCAGGCCGATCTGCTCTACAGCGACCTGCTGCCGGCCGGGCTCGTCGACGAGTTCATGGCGATCCCGCCGCGCGAGCGCGTGCGCGTCGTGCGCGACTGGGTGCGCGAGACGCTGGACTACCGCCCCGGCTCGACGGGCCCGACCGACGGCATCGTCGAGACCCTCGAGCAGGCAAAGGGCGTGTGCCGCGACTTCGCGCACCTGCTCGCCGCGATCCTGCGGGCCACCGACCTGCCGGCGCGCACCGTCTCGGTCTACGCGCCGCAGCTCGTGCCGATGGACTTCCACGCCGTCGTCGAGGTGGCGATCGACGACGAGTGGCTGCTGCTCGACGCGACCGGGCTGGCGCCCCGATCCGGGATGCTCCGCATCGCGACCGGGCGGGACTCGGCCGACACGGCATTCCTCGCCAACGACGGCTCGTGGCTGACGCTCACCGGCATCCGCGTCGAGGCCGAGACCTCGGAGCCGCTCGAGGAGGACCCGGCGGCCGAGGTCGCCCTGCGCTGA